GCAAAAGAAGTATCTAACATTCCTGTTGGTGGCTACTGCGTGAGTGGGGAATATTCAATGATTGAAGCAGCAGCTCAGAATGGATGGATTGATCGGGAAAAAGCAGTATTTGAAACTCTGCTGGGTATAAAACGGGCAGGTGCTGACTTTATAATAACATATTGGGCAAAAGAAGTAGCTAATTGGCTTTAAATACTCATGAGGGGGATTATGGGATTTTTAACTTCACTATCAAAACACAGTTTATCACCAATAACTGGAAAATTAAAATATTTTCCAATAAGTTTATTTTTAAGAAATCTCGATAAAAACGAGTATTCTATTTTAAAAGATTATAATTTGGAATATAATGGCGATTCAGCGGTTATCGATTACCTTATAGTTTCAAAATATGGAATTTTTGTAATAAATTCAAAAAATATCTCAGGAATTATTTCAAATTCAAAAGAGGGCAACTGGATTCAAAAAATAAATGGATGCAAAAATTTAATTGAAAATCCTCTTTTGGAACTTGATAAAACAAAAAACATGTTAAAAGAGATGTTTTCATCAAAAAATATTGAAATAATCCTGATAA
This Methanococcus maripaludis C5 DNA region includes the following protein-coding sequences:
- a CDS encoding nuclease-related domain-containing protein produces the protein MGFLTSLSKHSLSPITGKLKYFPISLFLRNLDKNEYSILKDYNLEYNGDSAVIDYLIVSKYGIFVINSKNISGIISNSKEGNWIQKINGCKNLIENPLLELDKTKNMLKEMFSSKNIEIILITVFNATSKIDVNFDNVVNSPELVRKIKEYGNPVIDQKEVENIIYSLLHANTSKHGLNVGEYPIVKIINGDKTYFCPKCGSKLKCSEIEKSLVCPNNLKCGLKL